In Cynocephalus volans isolate mCynVol1 chromosome 13, mCynVol1.pri, whole genome shotgun sequence, a genomic segment contains:
- the MBD1 gene encoding methyl-CpG-binding domain protein 1 isoform X20, with protein sequence MAEDWLDCPALGPGWKRREVFRKSGATCGRSDTYYQSPTGDKIRSKVELTRYLGPACDLTLFDFKQGILCYPAPKAHSLVVPSKKRKKPSRPAKTRKRQVGSQKGEVKKDAPGDDTKADTDTAPASFPEPRCCENCGISFSGDGTRRQRLKTLCKDCRAQRIAFNREQRMFKRVGCGECAACQVTEDCGACPTCLLQLPRDVASGLFCKCERRRCLRIVERSRGCGVCRGCQTQEDCGRCQVCLRPPRPGLRRQWRCVQRRCLRGKHGRRRGGCDSKMAAQRRPRAQPLPPLPPSQPPEPTELHPRVLAPSPPAEFIYYCVDEDELQPYTNRRQNRKCGDCAACLRRTDCGRCDFCCDKPKFGGSNQKRQKCRWRQCLQFAMKRLLPSVCSESEDGAGSPPPCPRRKRPGSARRPHLGPTLKPPLATRTTRPGCAKAPMKQEAGGGFVLPPPGTDLVFLREGASSPVQVPGPAASSKEALLQVKQEKADALEEWTPGTAILTSPVLLPGCPSKAVDPGLPPVKQEPPDPEEDKKENKDDAASESAPEEEAGGAGTPVITEIFSLGGTRFRDTAVWLPRAGSREGKMDVKCGRPRTHWSPRARAGTHEDGLEPMSVSHHLQLR encoded by the exons ATGGCTGAGGACTGGCTGGACTGCCCAGCCCTGGGCCCTGGCTGGAAGCGCCGAGAGGTCTTTCGCAAGTCAGGGGCCACCTGCGGGCGCTCAGACACCTATTACCAGAG CCCCACAGGAGACAAGATCCGAAGCAAAGTTGAGTTGACCCGGTACCTGGGCCCTGCGTGTGACCTCACTCTCTTTGACTTCAAACAAGGCATCTTGTGCTATCCAGCCCCAAAG GCCCATTCCTTGGTCGTCCCCAGCAAGAAGCGAAAGAAGCCTTCGAGGCCAGCCAAGACACGGAAACGTCAGGTTGGATCCCAGAAGGGTGAGGTCAAGAAGGATGCGCCGGGGGATGATACCAAAGCTGACACTGACACAGCTCCAGCTTCATTCCCTGAGCCTAG GTGCTGTGAGAACTGTGGAATCAGCTTCTCAGGCGATGGTACCCGAAGGCAGCGGCTCAAGACATTGTGCAAGGACTGCCGAG cacAGAGAATTGCCTTCAACCGGGAGCAGAGGATGTTTAAG CGTGTGGGCTGTGGAGAGTGTGCAGCCTGCCAGGTAACTGAAGACTGTGGGgcctgccccacctgcctgctGCAGCTGCCCCGTGATGTAGCCTCGGGGCTATTCTGCAAGTGTGAGCGGAGACGCTGCCTCCGGATTGTGGAAAGG AGCCGAGGGTGCGGAGTGTGCCGGGGCTGTCAGACCCAAGAGGACTGTGGCCGTTGCCAAGTCTGCCTTCGCCCTCCCCGCCCTGGTCTCAGGCGTCAGTGGAGATGTGTCCAGCGGCGCTGCCTACGG GGTAAACATGGTCGCCGTAGGGGAGGCTGTGACTCCAAAATGGCTGCCCAACGACGTCCCCGAGCTCAGCCACTGCCTCCGCTTCCCCCATCACAGCCCCCAGAGCCCACAGAGCTG CACCCCAGAGTCCTGGCCCCCTCGCCACCTGCTGAGTTCATCTATTACTGTGTAGACGAGGACGAGCTA CAGCCCTACACGAACCGCCGGCAGAACCGCAAGTGCGGGGACTGTGCAGCCTGCCTACGGCGGACGGACTGTGGCCGCTGCGACTTCTGCTGCGACAAGCCCAAATTCGGGGGCAGCAACCAGAAGCGCCAGAAGTGTCGTTGGCGCCAGTGCCTGCAGTTTGCCATG AAGCGGCTGCTGCCCAGTGTCTGTTCAGAGTCCGAAGATGGGGCAGGATCACCCCCACCTTGCCCTCGTCGAAAGAGGCCTGGCTCTGCTCGACGGCCCCATCTGGGCCCCACCCTGAAGCCCCCCTTGGCTACACGCACAACCCGACCAGGCTGTGCCAAGGCTCCAATGAAACAGGAAGCAGGTGGTGGCTTTGTGCTGCCCCCACCTGGCACCGACCTTGTGTTTTTACGGGAGGGCGCAAGTAGTCCTGTGCAGGTGCCAGGCCCTGCTGCATCTTCCAAAGAAGCCCTATTGCAG GTGAAGCAAGAGAAGGCGGATGCCCTGGAAGAGTGGACACCGGGCACAGCCATCCTGACTTCTCCTGTATTGCTGCCTGGCTGCCCTAGCAAG GCAGTAGACCCAGGCCTGCCACCTGTGAAGCAAGAGCCACCTGACCCTGAGGAGGATAAGAAGGAGAACAAGGATGACGCTGCCTCTGAATCGGCcccagaggaggaggcaggaggggctggCACGCCTGTG ATCACGGAGATTTTCAGCCTGGGTGGAACCCGCTTCCGGGACACAGCAGTCTGGTTGCCAAG GGCAGGCAGTCGGGAAGGGAAGATGGATGTAAAGTGTGGGAGACCAAGGACACATTGGAGCCCACGAGCACGAGCTGGAACCCACGAGGATGGCCTGGAACCCATGTCAGTCTCTCACCACCTCCAGCTTCGGTGA
- the MBD1 gene encoding methyl-CpG-binding domain protein 1 isoform X13 produces the protein MAEDWLDCPALGPGWKRREVFRKSGATCGRSDTYYQSPTGDKIRSKVELTRYLGPACDLTLFDFKQGILCYPAPKAHSLVVPSKKRKKPSRPAKTRKRQVGSQKGEVKKDAPGDDTKADTDTAPASFPEPRCCENCGISFSGDGTRRQRLKTLCKDCRAQRIAFNREQRMFKRVGCGECAACQVTEDCGACPTCLLQLPRDVASGLFCKCERRRCLRIVERSRGCGVCRGCQTQEDCGRCQVCLRPPRPGLRRQWRCVQRRCLRGKHGRRRGGCDSKMAAQRRPRAQPLPPLPPSQPPEPTELHPRVLAPSPPAEFIYYCVDEDELQPYTNRRQNRKCGDCAACLRRTDCGRCDFCCDKPKFGGSNQKRQKCRWRQCLQFAMKRLLPSVCSESEDGAGSPPPCPRRKRPGSARRPHLGPTLKPPLATRTTRPGCAKAPMKQEAGGGFVLPPPGTDLVFLREGASSPVQVPGPAASSKEALLQEAQCSGLSWVVALPQVKQEKADALEEWTPGTAILTSPVLLPGCPSKAVDPGLPPVKQEPPDPEEDKKENKDDAASESAPEEEAGGAGTPVITEIFSLGGTRFRDTAVWLPRAGSREGKMDVKCGRPRTHWSPRARAGTHEDGLEPMSVSHHLQLR, from the exons ATGGCTGAGGACTGGCTGGACTGCCCAGCCCTGGGCCCTGGCTGGAAGCGCCGAGAGGTCTTTCGCAAGTCAGGGGCCACCTGCGGGCGCTCAGACACCTATTACCAGAG CCCCACAGGAGACAAGATCCGAAGCAAAGTTGAGTTGACCCGGTACCTGGGCCCTGCGTGTGACCTCACTCTCTTTGACTTCAAACAAGGCATCTTGTGCTATCCAGCCCCAAAG GCCCATTCCTTGGTCGTCCCCAGCAAGAAGCGAAAGAAGCCTTCGAGGCCAGCCAAGACACGGAAACGTCAGGTTGGATCCCAGAAGGGTGAGGTCAAGAAGGATGCGCCGGGGGATGATACCAAAGCTGACACTGACACAGCTCCAGCTTCATTCCCTGAGCCTAG GTGCTGTGAGAACTGTGGAATCAGCTTCTCAGGCGATGGTACCCGAAGGCAGCGGCTCAAGACATTGTGCAAGGACTGCCGAG cacAGAGAATTGCCTTCAACCGGGAGCAGAGGATGTTTAAG CGTGTGGGCTGTGGAGAGTGTGCAGCCTGCCAGGTAACTGAAGACTGTGGGgcctgccccacctgcctgctGCAGCTGCCCCGTGATGTAGCCTCGGGGCTATTCTGCAAGTGTGAGCGGAGACGCTGCCTCCGGATTGTGGAAAGG AGCCGAGGGTGCGGAGTGTGCCGGGGCTGTCAGACCCAAGAGGACTGTGGCCGTTGCCAAGTCTGCCTTCGCCCTCCCCGCCCTGGTCTCAGGCGTCAGTGGAGATGTGTCCAGCGGCGCTGCCTACGG GGTAAACATGGTCGCCGTAGGGGAGGCTGTGACTCCAAAATGGCTGCCCAACGACGTCCCCGAGCTCAGCCACTGCCTCCGCTTCCCCCATCACAGCCCCCAGAGCCCACAGAGCTG CACCCCAGAGTCCTGGCCCCCTCGCCACCTGCTGAGTTCATCTATTACTGTGTAGACGAGGACGAGCTA CAGCCCTACACGAACCGCCGGCAGAACCGCAAGTGCGGGGACTGTGCAGCCTGCCTACGGCGGACGGACTGTGGCCGCTGCGACTTCTGCTGCGACAAGCCCAAATTCGGGGGCAGCAACCAGAAGCGCCAGAAGTGTCGTTGGCGCCAGTGCCTGCAGTTTGCCATG AAGCGGCTGCTGCCCAGTGTCTGTTCAGAGTCCGAAGATGGGGCAGGATCACCCCCACCTTGCCCTCGTCGAAAGAGGCCTGGCTCTGCTCGACGGCCCCATCTGGGCCCCACCCTGAAGCCCCCCTTGGCTACACGCACAACCCGACCAGGCTGTGCCAAGGCTCCAATGAAACAGGAAGCAGGTGGTGGCTTTGTGCTGCCCCCACCTGGCACCGACCTTGTGTTTTTACGGGAGGGCGCAAGTAGTCCTGTGCAGGTGCCAGGCCCTGCTGCATCTTCCAAAGAAGCCCTATTGCAG GAGGCCCAGTGCTCTGGCCTGAGTTGGGTTGTGGCCTTACCCCAGGTGAAGCAAGAGAAGGCGGATGCCCTGGAAGAGTGGACACCGGGCACAGCCATCCTGACTTCTCCTGTATTGCTGCCTGGCTGCCCTAGCAAG GCAGTAGACCCAGGCCTGCCACCTGTGAAGCAAGAGCCACCTGACCCTGAGGAGGATAAGAAGGAGAACAAGGATGACGCTGCCTCTGAATCGGCcccagaggaggaggcaggaggggctggCACGCCTGTG ATCACGGAGATTTTCAGCCTGGGTGGAACCCGCTTCCGGGACACAGCAGTCTGGTTGCCAAG GGCAGGCAGTCGGGAAGGGAAGATGGATGTAAAGTGTGGGAGACCAAGGACACATTGGAGCCCACGAGCACGAGCTGGAACCCACGAGGATGGCCTGGAACCCATGTCAGTCTCTCACCACCTCCAGCTTCGGTGA
- the MBD1 gene encoding methyl-CpG-binding domain protein 1 isoform X36, protein MAEDWLDCPALGPGWKRREVFRKSGATCGRSDTYYQSPTGDKIRSKVELTRYLGPACDLTLFDFKQGILCYPAPKAHSLVVPSKKRKKPSRPAKTRKRQVGSQKGEVKKDAPGDDTKADTDTAPASFPEPRCCENCGISFSGDGTRRQRLKTLCKDCRAQRIAFNREQRMFKRVGCGECAACQVTEDCGACPTCLLQLPRDVASGLFCKCERRRCLRIVERSRGCGVCRGCQTQEDCGRCQVCLRPPRPGLRRQWRCVQRRCLRHLARRLRRRHQRCQRRPPLAVAPPAGKHGRRRGGCDSKMAAQRRPRAQPLPPLPPSQPPEPTELKRLLPSVCSESEDGAGSPPPCPRRKRPGSARRPHLGPTLKPPLATRTTRPGCAKAPMKQEAGGGFVLPPPGTDLVFLREGASSPVQVPGPAASSKEALLQEAQCSGLSWVVALPQVKQEKADALEEWTPGTAILTSPVLLPGCPSKAVDPGLPPVKQEPPDPEEDKKENKDDAASESAPEEEAGGAGTPVITEIFSLGGTRFRDTAVWLPRAGSREGKMDVKCGRPRTHWSPRARAGTHEDGLEPMSVSHHLQLR, encoded by the exons ATGGCTGAGGACTGGCTGGACTGCCCAGCCCTGGGCCCTGGCTGGAAGCGCCGAGAGGTCTTTCGCAAGTCAGGGGCCACCTGCGGGCGCTCAGACACCTATTACCAGAG CCCCACAGGAGACAAGATCCGAAGCAAAGTTGAGTTGACCCGGTACCTGGGCCCTGCGTGTGACCTCACTCTCTTTGACTTCAAACAAGGCATCTTGTGCTATCCAGCCCCAAAG GCCCATTCCTTGGTCGTCCCCAGCAAGAAGCGAAAGAAGCCTTCGAGGCCAGCCAAGACACGGAAACGTCAGGTTGGATCCCAGAAGGGTGAGGTCAAGAAGGATGCGCCGGGGGATGATACCAAAGCTGACACTGACACAGCTCCAGCTTCATTCCCTGAGCCTAG GTGCTGTGAGAACTGTGGAATCAGCTTCTCAGGCGATGGTACCCGAAGGCAGCGGCTCAAGACATTGTGCAAGGACTGCCGAG cacAGAGAATTGCCTTCAACCGGGAGCAGAGGATGTTTAAG CGTGTGGGCTGTGGAGAGTGTGCAGCCTGCCAGGTAACTGAAGACTGTGGGgcctgccccacctgcctgctGCAGCTGCCCCGTGATGTAGCCTCGGGGCTATTCTGCAAGTGTGAGCGGAGACGCTGCCTCCGGATTGTGGAAAGG AGCCGAGGGTGCGGAGTGTGCCGGGGCTGTCAGACCCAAGAGGACTGTGGCCGTTGCCAAGTCTGCCTTCGCCCTCCCCGCCCTGGTCTCAGGCGTCAGTGGAGATGTGTCCAGCGGCGCTGCCTACGG CACCTTGCTCGCCGACTTCGTCGCCGCCATCAGCGATGTCAGCGACGCCCTCCCCTGGCTGTGGCTCCCCCTGCT GGTAAACATGGTCGCCGTAGGGGAGGCTGTGACTCCAAAATGGCTGCCCAACGACGTCCCCGAGCTCAGCCACTGCCTCCGCTTCCCCCATCACAGCCCCCAGAGCCCACAGAGCTG AAGCGGCTGCTGCCCAGTGTCTGTTCAGAGTCCGAAGATGGGGCAGGATCACCCCCACCTTGCCCTCGTCGAAAGAGGCCTGGCTCTGCTCGACGGCCCCATCTGGGCCCCACCCTGAAGCCCCCCTTGGCTACACGCACAACCCGACCAGGCTGTGCCAAGGCTCCAATGAAACAGGAAGCAGGTGGTGGCTTTGTGCTGCCCCCACCTGGCACCGACCTTGTGTTTTTACGGGAGGGCGCAAGTAGTCCTGTGCAGGTGCCAGGCCCTGCTGCATCTTCCAAAGAAGCCCTATTGCAG GAGGCCCAGTGCTCTGGCCTGAGTTGGGTTGTGGCCTTACCCCAGGTGAAGCAAGAGAAGGCGGATGCCCTGGAAGAGTGGACACCGGGCACAGCCATCCTGACTTCTCCTGTATTGCTGCCTGGCTGCCCTAGCAAG GCAGTAGACCCAGGCCTGCCACCTGTGAAGCAAGAGCCACCTGACCCTGAGGAGGATAAGAAGGAGAACAAGGATGACGCTGCCTCTGAATCGGCcccagaggaggaggcaggaggggctggCACGCCTGTG ATCACGGAGATTTTCAGCCTGGGTGGAACCCGCTTCCGGGACACAGCAGTCTGGTTGCCAAG GGCAGGCAGTCGGGAAGGGAAGATGGATGTAAAGTGTGGGAGACCAAGGACACATTGGAGCCCACGAGCACGAGCTGGAACCCACGAGGATGGCCTGGAACCCATGTCAGTCTCTCACCACCTCCAGCTTCGGTGA
- the MBD1 gene encoding methyl-CpG-binding domain protein 1 isoform X12 has product MAEDWLDCPALGPGWKRREVFRKSGATCGRSDTYYQSPTGDKIRSKVELTRYLGPACDLTLFDFKQGILCYPAPKAHSLVVPSKKRKKPSRPAKTRKRQVGSQKGEVKKDAPGDDTKADTDTAPASFPEPRCCENCGISFSGDGTRRQRLKTLCKDCRAQRIAFNREQRMFKRVGCGECAACQVTEDCGACPTCLLQLPRDVASGLFCKCERRRCLRIVERSRGCGVCRGCQTQEDCGRCQVCLRPPRPGLRRQWRCVQRRCLRGKHGRRRGGCDSKMAAQRRPRAQPLPPLPPSQPPEPTELHPRVLAPSPPAEFIYYCVDEDELQPYTNRRQNRKCGDCAACLRRTDCGRCDFCCDKPKFGGSNQKRQKCRWRQCLQFAMKRLLPSVCSESEDGAGSPPPCPRRKRPGSARRPHLGPTLKPPLATRTTRPGCAKAPMKQEAGGGFVLPPPGTDLVFLREGASSPVQVPGPAASSKEALLQVKQEKADALEEWTPGTAILTSPVLLPGCPSKAVDPGLPPVKQEPPDPEEDKKENKDDAASESAPEEEAGGAGTPVITEIFSLGGTRFRDTAVWLPSLQGRQSGREDGCKVWETKDTLEPTSTSWNPRGWPGTHVSLSPPPASVMWVSCRRSWCPSSQS; this is encoded by the exons ATGGCTGAGGACTGGCTGGACTGCCCAGCCCTGGGCCCTGGCTGGAAGCGCCGAGAGGTCTTTCGCAAGTCAGGGGCCACCTGCGGGCGCTCAGACACCTATTACCAGAG CCCCACAGGAGACAAGATCCGAAGCAAAGTTGAGTTGACCCGGTACCTGGGCCCTGCGTGTGACCTCACTCTCTTTGACTTCAAACAAGGCATCTTGTGCTATCCAGCCCCAAAG GCCCATTCCTTGGTCGTCCCCAGCAAGAAGCGAAAGAAGCCTTCGAGGCCAGCCAAGACACGGAAACGTCAGGTTGGATCCCAGAAGGGTGAGGTCAAGAAGGATGCGCCGGGGGATGATACCAAAGCTGACACTGACACAGCTCCAGCTTCATTCCCTGAGCCTAG GTGCTGTGAGAACTGTGGAATCAGCTTCTCAGGCGATGGTACCCGAAGGCAGCGGCTCAAGACATTGTGCAAGGACTGCCGAG cacAGAGAATTGCCTTCAACCGGGAGCAGAGGATGTTTAAG CGTGTGGGCTGTGGAGAGTGTGCAGCCTGCCAGGTAACTGAAGACTGTGGGgcctgccccacctgcctgctGCAGCTGCCCCGTGATGTAGCCTCGGGGCTATTCTGCAAGTGTGAGCGGAGACGCTGCCTCCGGATTGTGGAAAGG AGCCGAGGGTGCGGAGTGTGCCGGGGCTGTCAGACCCAAGAGGACTGTGGCCGTTGCCAAGTCTGCCTTCGCCCTCCCCGCCCTGGTCTCAGGCGTCAGTGGAGATGTGTCCAGCGGCGCTGCCTACGG GGTAAACATGGTCGCCGTAGGGGAGGCTGTGACTCCAAAATGGCTGCCCAACGACGTCCCCGAGCTCAGCCACTGCCTCCGCTTCCCCCATCACAGCCCCCAGAGCCCACAGAGCTG CACCCCAGAGTCCTGGCCCCCTCGCCACCTGCTGAGTTCATCTATTACTGTGTAGACGAGGACGAGCTA CAGCCCTACACGAACCGCCGGCAGAACCGCAAGTGCGGGGACTGTGCAGCCTGCCTACGGCGGACGGACTGTGGCCGCTGCGACTTCTGCTGCGACAAGCCCAAATTCGGGGGCAGCAACCAGAAGCGCCAGAAGTGTCGTTGGCGCCAGTGCCTGCAGTTTGCCATG AAGCGGCTGCTGCCCAGTGTCTGTTCAGAGTCCGAAGATGGGGCAGGATCACCCCCACCTTGCCCTCGTCGAAAGAGGCCTGGCTCTGCTCGACGGCCCCATCTGGGCCCCACCCTGAAGCCCCCCTTGGCTACACGCACAACCCGACCAGGCTGTGCCAAGGCTCCAATGAAACAGGAAGCAGGTGGTGGCTTTGTGCTGCCCCCACCTGGCACCGACCTTGTGTTTTTACGGGAGGGCGCAAGTAGTCCTGTGCAGGTGCCAGGCCCTGCTGCATCTTCCAAAGAAGCCCTATTGCAG GTGAAGCAAGAGAAGGCGGATGCCCTGGAAGAGTGGACACCGGGCACAGCCATCCTGACTTCTCCTGTATTGCTGCCTGGCTGCCCTAGCAAG GCAGTAGACCCAGGCCTGCCACCTGTGAAGCAAGAGCCACCTGACCCTGAGGAGGATAAGAAGGAGAACAAGGATGACGCTGCCTCTGAATCGGCcccagaggaggaggcaggaggggctggCACGCCTGTG ATCACGGAGATTTTCAGCCTGGGTGGAACCCGCTTCCGGGACACAGCAGTCTGGTTGCCAAG TCTGCAGGGCAGGCAGTCGGGAAGGGAAGATGGATGTAAAGTGTGGGAGACCAAGGACACATTGGAGCCCACGAGCACGAGCTGGAACCCACGAGGATGGCCTGGAACCCATGTCAGTCTCTCACCACCTCCAGCTTCGGTGATGTGGGTGTCCTGCAGAAGAAGCTGGTGCCCTTCCTCACAGAGTTAA
- the MBD1 gene encoding methyl-CpG-binding domain protein 1 isoform X10, with protein MAEDWLDCPALGPGWKRREVFRKSGATCGRSDTYYQSPTGDKIRSKVELTRYLGPACDLTLFDFKQGILCYPAPKAHSLVVPSKKRKKPSRPAKTRKRQVGSQKGEVKKDAPGDDTKADTDTAPASFPEPRCCENCGISFSGDGTRRQRLKTLCKDCRAQRIAFNREQRMFKRVGCGECAACQVTEDCGACPTCLLQLPRDVASGLFCKCERRRCLRIVERSRGCGVCRGCQTQEDCGRCQVCLRPPRPGLRRQWRCVQRRCLRHLARRLRRRHQRCQRRPPLAVAPPAGKHGRRRGGCDSKMAAQRRPRAQPLPPLPPSQPPEPTELHPRVLAPSPPAEFIYYCVDEDELQPYTNRRQNRKCGDCAACLRRTDCGRCDFCCDKPKFGGSNQKRQKCRWRQCLQFAMKRLLPSVCSESEDGAGSPPPCPRRKRPGSARRPHLGPTLKPPLATRTTRPGCAKAPMKQEAGGGFVLPPPGTDLVFLREGASSPVQVPGPAASSKEALLQVKQEKADALEEWTPGTAILTSPVLLPGCPSKAVDPGLPPVKQEPPDPEEDKKENKDDAASESAPEEEAGGAGTPVITEIFSLGGTRFRDTAVWLPRAGSREGKMDVKCGRPRTHWSPRARAGTHEDGLEPMSVSHHLQLR; from the exons ATGGCTGAGGACTGGCTGGACTGCCCAGCCCTGGGCCCTGGCTGGAAGCGCCGAGAGGTCTTTCGCAAGTCAGGGGCCACCTGCGGGCGCTCAGACACCTATTACCAGAG CCCCACAGGAGACAAGATCCGAAGCAAAGTTGAGTTGACCCGGTACCTGGGCCCTGCGTGTGACCTCACTCTCTTTGACTTCAAACAAGGCATCTTGTGCTATCCAGCCCCAAAG GCCCATTCCTTGGTCGTCCCCAGCAAGAAGCGAAAGAAGCCTTCGAGGCCAGCCAAGACACGGAAACGTCAGGTTGGATCCCAGAAGGGTGAGGTCAAGAAGGATGCGCCGGGGGATGATACCAAAGCTGACACTGACACAGCTCCAGCTTCATTCCCTGAGCCTAG GTGCTGTGAGAACTGTGGAATCAGCTTCTCAGGCGATGGTACCCGAAGGCAGCGGCTCAAGACATTGTGCAAGGACTGCCGAG cacAGAGAATTGCCTTCAACCGGGAGCAGAGGATGTTTAAG CGTGTGGGCTGTGGAGAGTGTGCAGCCTGCCAGGTAACTGAAGACTGTGGGgcctgccccacctgcctgctGCAGCTGCCCCGTGATGTAGCCTCGGGGCTATTCTGCAAGTGTGAGCGGAGACGCTGCCTCCGGATTGTGGAAAGG AGCCGAGGGTGCGGAGTGTGCCGGGGCTGTCAGACCCAAGAGGACTGTGGCCGTTGCCAAGTCTGCCTTCGCCCTCCCCGCCCTGGTCTCAGGCGTCAGTGGAGATGTGTCCAGCGGCGCTGCCTACGG CACCTTGCTCGCCGACTTCGTCGCCGCCATCAGCGATGTCAGCGACGCCCTCCCCTGGCTGTGGCTCCCCCTGCT GGTAAACATGGTCGCCGTAGGGGAGGCTGTGACTCCAAAATGGCTGCCCAACGACGTCCCCGAGCTCAGCCACTGCCTCCGCTTCCCCCATCACAGCCCCCAGAGCCCACAGAGCTG CACCCCAGAGTCCTGGCCCCCTCGCCACCTGCTGAGTTCATCTATTACTGTGTAGACGAGGACGAGCTA CAGCCCTACACGAACCGCCGGCAGAACCGCAAGTGCGGGGACTGTGCAGCCTGCCTACGGCGGACGGACTGTGGCCGCTGCGACTTCTGCTGCGACAAGCCCAAATTCGGGGGCAGCAACCAGAAGCGCCAGAAGTGTCGTTGGCGCCAGTGCCTGCAGTTTGCCATG AAGCGGCTGCTGCCCAGTGTCTGTTCAGAGTCCGAAGATGGGGCAGGATCACCCCCACCTTGCCCTCGTCGAAAGAGGCCTGGCTCTGCTCGACGGCCCCATCTGGGCCCCACCCTGAAGCCCCCCTTGGCTACACGCACAACCCGACCAGGCTGTGCCAAGGCTCCAATGAAACAGGAAGCAGGTGGTGGCTTTGTGCTGCCCCCACCTGGCACCGACCTTGTGTTTTTACGGGAGGGCGCAAGTAGTCCTGTGCAGGTGCCAGGCCCTGCTGCATCTTCCAAAGAAGCCCTATTGCAG GTGAAGCAAGAGAAGGCGGATGCCCTGGAAGAGTGGACACCGGGCACAGCCATCCTGACTTCTCCTGTATTGCTGCCTGGCTGCCCTAGCAAG GCAGTAGACCCAGGCCTGCCACCTGTGAAGCAAGAGCCACCTGACCCTGAGGAGGATAAGAAGGAGAACAAGGATGACGCTGCCTCTGAATCGGCcccagaggaggaggcaggaggggctggCACGCCTGTG ATCACGGAGATTTTCAGCCTGGGTGGAACCCGCTTCCGGGACACAGCAGTCTGGTTGCCAAG GGCAGGCAGTCGGGAAGGGAAGATGGATGTAAAGTGTGGGAGACCAAGGACACATTGGAGCCCACGAGCACGAGCTGGAACCCACGAGGATGGCCTGGAACCCATGTCAGTCTCTCACCACCTCCAGCTTCGGTGA